The sequence below is a genomic window from Lytechinus variegatus isolate NC3 chromosome 3, Lvar_3.0, whole genome shotgun sequence.
GGTATaaagttatcagatttttatgaagcaaACTACGCTTAAGTTTGTAAATTAAACCAGTATTCCTTAAAACATGTATCATAATGGTACTTAAACTCGAAATATTATCCAACTCAAAAACACCATTCTCATAGAGTTCAGAACTTGAATAATAGAtagtttacaaaatgaaaatcttaaatttcaAGATTGTAAGTTTGTAAACTATCATACTTTAAATcaaacaggatagctatgttttattattttgttcctgTTTGGAATTAACTTCTAACCACAGTTTGTTGATTGGACCTGGGACCTTGTATGTATATTCACTTCTCCATGCTACTGTATTCAACATGTTTTACTGTTATGTTTACAGCTCTGTTTGATATTAATTAGCCTTAATCAGCATCATTTAAGTTGTCATGCCCAGCAACATTCGTTCACCTTTGTATTGAAAGTGCTTTTATGCCAGCCATAATACCAGTGGTAAAGACGTACAGTTATGTATGTGACAAATCTGGTACTTTCAATTCAAACTCATAAGTATGCTGAATGACAATGttggcatttttttatataaacttaaatcggatttatttgatttaaataagattttttaaattttaatatgattttttctaacagattttttttttaaacaaagcgCAAACACCCAAAATTTAACCCTTTACACTGACATCAATTTTAAGATCATACATTTCACCACTAAGAATAAACtatatttcataatcaaatccagtcaaaacataatttacagaaaatattaaagCCATGAATAGGCTGACATTTTCTGCTGTGTCTAAAGTGAATGTAGAGAGCTTCTACTGATTGGTTCAAAGGAACTGTCTTGGTACAGCTAATGCTGCAAAGTTGGTGTTCATTTTAAAACTCTGAACATTTAATGAGAATCAGTTTATTTGGAAGAATTCCATGACTCAGAGATTCAAATTCTCCaaagagaaacattttttaaatcttattttcaaGCCCATGATTGAAGGTcataatgttaaagaaaactgcacttatcttttgtttgtttcaaccCCAAGTTGTTCTTTGAGCCAAATTGGAACAACTGTTTCAAAGCATTGGCTTGCAAAAATTTGACCGACTGCATTCAAACTTAAAGAAATggaccaggctgaaaatattcacgtctagataaatagagtaaaatgatgaaaatttgacaaaaaatttgATTACAAATAACGAGGTTATTGTATTTTAAACTTtatcagtattttgtgaaaaacagttatatttacatcgtcatgaatattcatttgatgggttaatgatgtcacatcccatctttccttttcttataacacgaaatcataattatttcattttaattattttatttcaattattttcatacatgtgtaaataaggtgtctccattatgatgaaataagttgcggcaataaataactaatgtacttaattagttctcaaatcatttttttagtttttggtaaattctttttttaataaacctaatatcatataattatgataaaaagaacaagtggagatatgccaccatcagcccaactaatggatattcatgaagacatgcctagttTCACCGGAAAGATGGaaaagaaatctttaaaattcaataactttgttatttgttatgcgattttgatcacattttcagcattttgaattttactctattaatcagtgagatataaATTTCTCCAGCCTGGACAATTCCTTTAAGTTCTTCTTTGAGCCATAGTTGGAACTATTGGACTATTTCAAAGCATTTgcttgcaaatttttgacaaacttgcaagttgatttaaatgatttttttcacaataaacTTGAATACCTGCAGTATTTGGCAGTTGTTAGaagttttgcaaaaaataagaaaacgggtTCCCTTATACTACTGTGTCGgcctatttatttgaataagacatataaaagaataaaatgataaactatTGGTCTAATGGGTCACCAGGGACATTGcagaattttacttttattgtactccattcaaaacattcactaaaaaatgtacaaacataAATCCTTTTGGCGAAGGGCACTAAAATGTATAGTTGCTATGATTTAGTCATGTTAGTGCCCTTTGCCAAGAACATTcatccatttttaaaataaaaatgtacattttactgAATCTTTTTCAGTGAACTGGCTGAATGAAGCACAATCTCACTCAGAATGTCTGAACAGGCTTTTTCTAGTAGGATCCAAGGTTATAACCCATCCTGGCAAAATTTATGTTGAGATTCAGCCTAATAAGTTCAGAGTTCCTgtacttttctttcttgaaaactGTCTTCTAAAACACTTCTGAAGTTTgacataaagaaataagaactgTTTTACTATCAACAAAGTCCACTCATACATACAAGTCGAGTAGGGGTCCCatataggctacatgtacatctttggttttgcaagattgacttgattaagttgattttattgatttgatttcaattgttatgagtaGATATAAAGGGTTTATTCCTTTTCTCATGATATAAAGTTGGTAAAATCTTActcttttgaatttaaaaagtaaaactgccacaaacaataaattaaaaaaaatcccaaatttGTAGATGTtccaatggaagtgatttaaaggacaagtcatgcaccccaacaaaaagctgctttgaacatgttgaatagtaagagaaaatcagacaagcataacactgaaaatttcatcaaaatccaatctaaaagaagaaagtaatgacattttaaaattttgcttaatttaaaaagaacaGTTGTATTTATATGCaaatccttgtcggtatgcaaatgaggggaccgatgacatcactcactattcattttgtattttattatgtgaaatgtgaaatatttttatgaacaaaaaaaaatccccccccctgaacatgtgggattacattgttttaacattttgtagttTAAACAAGAGGgtcctattttttaaattcgtaaaaattgaaatgttgtattattcaaacagtacaaatacaaaagaaatagtgagtgagtgacatcatcgactctatGATTTCCATATCACTGAATTGTCCATATAACTAAGggccttttcataaagctgttaataAGTTAAGGGCGATTTTAAAGGACatatccaccccaacaaaaacttgatttgaatacaaagagaaaaattcaacaatcataacactaaaaatttcatcaaaatcggatataaaataagaaagttatgacatttcaaagtttcgcttatttttaacaaaacagttatatgaaagagccagtaacatccaaatgagagagtcgatgatgtcactcactcactatttcttttttttttattgtttgaaatatgaaatattttgattttctcgtcattgtcatgtgaaatgaagtttcattcctccctgaacacatggaattccattattctaacattttgtgcttcaggcaaggaggtcctaatcatcaaattcgtaaaaattgaaatattgtataattcaaacaataaaaaacaaaagaaatagtgagtgagtgacatcatcgactctctcatttggatgtaacactggctcgttcatgtatattttgttaaaaataagcgaaactttgaaatgtcataactttcttattttacatccgattttgatgaaatcttcagcattgtgcttgtctgatttttctctgttgattcaaatcaacatttttctgaggtggacttgacctttaagaacgaCTAATGATCCTCTCTTACGCGATAAATCATCGCCAATAtatatttaccacaagaaaggatcaccaatcgttcttaaagtcgctcttatacgaacagctttattaaacacccaccggtttgtgaaaaataagcgaaactttaagatgttttATTACTATCCTATTTTACAGCCAATTTTGATGTAGTTTCCAGcgttattctttgatttttctctatttttattcaattaaactttttttctggggtggatgatttgaaaaaaataatcatcatagtGATTTAAATCAGCCAATCCTGCTGAATGAactgaatatgaaaacaattagCTTTGTCAACACATGCAATGTCGATGCCAAAGATGTGAAAGTTGCATATAGTTATGCCcgggagctacatgtataagcatTGATGTTTTTTAATTACCTGTTTACTAGTGCAAActgcttacatgtatgtgccccATTGGTTTGAAGGATAATTATTTCGTTTCCAAATATTAATTTGTTGGATTTGAATTGTGGAAAGTAGGTCAGATCTTTGTTGTCTGTTAAATATGTGCTTACCGGTTATATTGGCTGTAGTGTATgctatttatatcatttcataggcggatccagggtggGCCCGAAGTGTCCGCCCCCCTTATATTGGCAGAactaaaagaaggaaaaaggcggaaataaaaaagaaaaagaagggagaagagaggaagaagataaaaaagagaagaaagacaaGAGAATAAGATAAGGTCAGGGGAACTCcgggaaaataacaaaaatatgtaaaattttcgctcccgcttcgcgctgacattgcctgttcgatgagatacatatcttatttcagttcggacatcgagctttcattattttgttttacaaatgattttttttcataagtgctttgtaaaatgtccgttttatggtgtgaatatcaacatttcagCTTTCGCTGTGCGTTTGCATTATGTAATTTGTCAAGTACTGTACATATTGTCTTTGTGTATTACATTTATAaagtttcaaaatatcccttctgAGGTGTCTGATTGTGAAAAAGTAGGCATATGAGCTAGCGCTCTGCGCTAGCATTTTTGATTGGTAGGTCCAGTATAGAAAACGGTTCTGTACATTAATCAATCGGTTCCATTATAATGTAGAAATGATAAAGATACATCATTTAAAAACAGGATATTtaaggaagggaagaagaatgagagagCAAGTGAAAgataaaacgaaaataaaaataagaaagaaggaaaggaaagaatgaaagagtaaagagaaagagaaaaaatggaaaaagaaaagaaggaaagagtgaatgaatgaatgaaagaaagaaagaaagcaagaaaaaaagaaagaaaaaaagaaagaaagaaaaagaaagaaagtaagggggtcacaggaaaagaagaagagaaaaaaagaaagaaaacagaagagaagaaagaaagaggaaaagaaaaaatcaagaagaatcaaagggaaaaaaggaaaacgaaaaagaagaaagaaaggaaaagaaagaaagaaagggcaatgtttatttttatgtcaCTTATTAGGCCCAATTACATGACGGGGGTGATCTTCTACATATTCATATTCTGTATACACGTTCCTCTCTGCATGGACCGTTATAGAAGATATTTCCAAGGAGATATCATCTAACTccttgatatttcaaagtataaAACATATGTATAGCCATggacctatatacatgtagcaagccCTGAATGTGAGAGAATGGCCCTTCCACAAGATAAGAAATGGTCATAACAGCTGGATCCTAATCCCTCTCTTGCCCCTACTTCCACAAATCTGCTGTCAATCATGGTATCTACTGGCAACGGAGGGTTTCAGCAAGCTCCGCCTCACATCCACGTTTCGTGGATGTGGCTCAAAGAAGTTGTAGACccacttctgcagcctcagtagacctagtctgctatgcagactcgttgaatcagctgaggtacacacactgcagatgtgggtctacatttgtagactaggtggtggtggtgagggTGGCGGTGGTCAGGCCACGGAAATGGAAGGATCATAGGGTGCGACGACACTGAGGTTTATACAATTACATTTTGATACCAGGGCCTGTTACCGATGTCaccatagacatgatagaaagGTACGAATGGAACCACGCCCATTTCCCAGGATTGTACCACCAACATTCGTAAGCGCCCAGTAGTCGGGTACGGGGTCGGTCGGCCGTGCCGGTTGCAAGATAGCTCGGTCATTTCATGCTGGGTACCGGGCCGGCGCTGCGACATGCAGCGCATGGTCCACCTATAGCCTTAGCTCGCCCAATTTTTGAATACCCCGTGAGGCGTGACTGATGTCTCtgtcaaaataataacaataatggaTATTGTAAAACTCGTAGACTGTGTTGACTTTTCAGCTAAGAAGCACCGAAATCAACGACGGAAAAATGCAGCAGAAACTCCATATATCAACCACCCCGTCGGTAAGAAATTGAAGACATTAAACTAAAAAAGGCAGCCCGTCCTGCCCTTCGATCCGCCTTGTTGTAGTTGTGCAGTGTGTAGATTACCCCACGTACTTGTACACTGCTACGTGTACCACGctgcctgtggtgaatctagtacacgtacatgtaggactatggtatggtttaccaatgttgtacagagcacacacttctaaaaatcattaaaatatcacttttgtgaccaaaattactaattttcatacagttgcaatttatttgacattagtaacttgggaataatttttgtattcaccagagcgctcaaaaacttgaattttgggcatatttttgtgtacgccctctattggtggaaagtaatatggcaagaaaattgtcattttttgatctctatttttaattaagaaaaaaatgatttaaagaatcaaattgaaataagagccaagtagtatgaataataggtgtaatgaaaactgtcagtgtaaaaaaatcaagcatttgccccaaagaaaaagagaaaataagccaaacattgccacccttattttgccacacatggagatataactgagaacaaggttatattataaccttgttcattgaatgagtggattACCCCAtataccatcctgcctgtggggaatctacaggtaggactatggtatgccaatgctgtatagagcacacactttaaaaaatcattaaaatataatttttgtggccaaaattattaatttctatacagttgcaattcgattttcattagtaacttaaaataatttttgtattgacctggggagcgtttcatcaacattttcatccgacaagttgtcaggtctgacaaccttccttgattatgattggctgagaggcactgttaccatagtaacccagagctaccaagtctcacgcattatgcgtgagactcgagCATtatggactcttgttcatcccttcaaatctctgtctcacgcaactatcacagcctatccccatacacattgtacacaatgtctgtgatctcactcagatttacagaaaatctcatgcatagctggtctttgaacttggcatctctggtaactgtcggatgaaacagtacttgtcggataaaacgtctgacaagtcctttcatgaaacgctccccagagcgctcaaaaacttgaattttgggcatattttgtgtacgccctctattggtggaaagtaatatggcaggaaattgtcatttttcaagcactatttttaataaagaaaaaaataatttaaaaaatcaaatttagttAAAGCTCTTATGGAAATCGACAGtgtaaaaatcaagcatttgtccaaaagaaaaagagaaaaatatgccAAACATTGTCAACCTTATTTTGCCATGCACACatagagatgtaactgagaacaaggttatatcataaccttgtccATTGAATGAGTGCCACATATCGAGATTTGCGTCGCACTGGCCTAAATACCGGTACCGTATAATTCACTCACATGTATTGTGAGGTTAGTATTAGTACTAATGGATATAATTATGTGTTTATACGCCAACTATACATCAGGAGCAAAATAGGGAGACTTGTTTCTCTAGTCTAAACGCATATAATTTCTAGTATGGGTCTATgtatgtgggggggggcactcagtatataatgcatagtgggtatgtgccgtggaggggacccccatttttacactcaaatttccgttccaaggcataacAAGAAATGCCACCATTTCTTGTATCGCCTGCGGCGCATACCTACTACTTTTTAGGTTGAGTGCCCCCCCGGATGTATGTGTATATATCATTATATGTTTATGTGTTATTATGTCCATGGAATAGAGTAGAGCTAGAGACTACATTTATTTGTAGGCCTATTCataactagacaggaataaccgtcatttctggggatttatttaacaatttctgacattttactataccGCAATCCCCATTcatatgtattggtgagtggagccaacacaGCTCAGCGGAACATCcgaaatacagagactgaagcttttggtctaattcataaccTACTGAGACTTTGTGCGCATGTATGactgtatatttgtataattatatgttATATAATATGTATACTGGGAGAAAATAAGGGTACTTATGTGTGTGTCCCCCCTCAATCTCTCCCCCTcccactcattctatgaacaaggttatgatataaccttgttctcagttacatctccatgtgtggcaaaataagggtggcaatatttggcttattttctctttttctatgggacaaatgcttgattttcttacactgtcagttttcattacagctattcatcatataacttggctcttatgtaaatttgattctttatattattttttcataattgaaaatagagattgaaaaatgaaaattttcttgccatattactttccaccaatagagggcatacacaaaaatatgcccaaaattaaagtttttgagtgctctgctgaatacaaaaattattcccaagttcctcatgaaacataaattgcaactgtaaggaaattagtaattttggtgacaaaagtgatattttgaatgattttttaaagtgtgtactgtgtacagcattggcataccatagtcgtacctgtagattccccacaggcaggatggttgcagtgaaccaGTGCTCCCTCCTTCATTACGAAATGCAATATacaaattccccccccccttaggtaaAATATATAAACCTGTAGTTTATATGCATTTTGTGCTGGCATGTGTGAGTGTAcgtgtacataattatgtacgCCTTTATGTGCACATGCTTCACcacatgattacaaaacaaccTCTGAATACTTTTCTTTATTCATACTAATCCTTTTCTCATATTTCCtaactgtttttgtttttgttttttttacatgtaagttCACTATTCATAACTCTAGTCAGCTTCAAGGAATTTTAGGTTTCCATATCAGAAGACAGGTAATCTAAAATGTACCCCTTTTTCTCAGTTTTTAATTGTTCAGGCACCATGTGTCAAATATTCCAAAAATTCAgcattttgcaaaattttcattaaatttaatCTGAGAAATTGACAGTAATGCCGTCACTCTACGTATCACTTTAAAGGTTTTAATTTAAGTCATGAATATCAGATATTGGCAACAATGAATGATTGTTGCTCAGACTGGTCTGCACCTATATGCTAGTAGATACTAATATGCACAAACCCTTGTTAAAGGGAAGAATCATCTATTATTACTCCTTTATTTGGAGCACTATCCTGGGATCTGATTCATGGAATGCATTTTGCTATCTACTTTATTCCAGGTGTTGCTCGGATCCTAGCCAAGGAAGCAGGAGTTTCTGATCTAGCTACTCTTCAGGTAATTCAAACCTAACTGTAATAAGAATGGAGGTAGagcccagcccccccccccttgaattCTTGAAAGGATATTAATTGAAATTACTGCAAAATACTGATGATTTTACGTAAACAGTAGGATTCTGTAACCTTAGGCATAGTAGCAGGTGTGAATTTAGGGAACTTTGACAAAAGTGCACATCAATAACTGGACCTTTTGATTAGTATACATACTGAATTTGTGTAATTAATGCAAAAAAACCATGGTGTCGGGCCATACATttcaaaccacctttgtgaattagACCACTGTGTTTGATCTTGTGTCATTGCAGGCTGCCATTCTCCACGACACTGTTGAAGACACTGATACGACTTTTGAAGAGATTGAAAAACAGTTTGGAAAGGAAGTACGAGACATCGTTGATGATGTCACCGATGACAAGTCCCTCCCAAAGATGGAACGAAAGCGGAGGCAGATAGAGCATGCCCCACACTGCTGCCCGAAGGCCAAGCTTGTGA
It includes:
- the LOC121410742 gene encoding guanosine-3',5'-bis(diphosphate) 3'-pyrophosphohydrolase MESH1-like isoform X1, with product MDIVKLVDCVDFSAKKHRNQRRKNAAETPYINHPVGVARILAKEAGVSDLATLQTTVFDLVSLQAAILHDTVEDTDTTFEEIEKQFGKEVRDIVDDVTDDKSLPKMERKRRQIEHAPHCCPKAKLVKLADKLYNLRDLDQEIPQGWTKERAQEYFQWASQVVQGLRGTNKEMEASLDELFAKHGVVVET
- the LOC121410742 gene encoding guanosine-3',5'-bis(diphosphate) 3'-pyrophosphohydrolase MESH1-like isoform X2, with amino-acid sequence MDIVKLVDCVDFSAKKHRNQRRKNAAETPYINHPVGVARILAKEAGVSDLATLQAAILHDTVEDTDTTFEEIEKQFGKEVRDIVDDVTDDKSLPKMERKRRQIEHAPHCCPKAKLVKLADKLYNLRDLDQEIPQGWTKERAQEYFQWASQVVQGLRGTNKEMEASLDELFAKHGVVVET